Proteins encoded together in one Lathyrus oleraceus cultivar Zhongwan6 chromosome 5, CAAS_Psat_ZW6_1.0, whole genome shotgun sequence window:
- the LOC127084613 gene encoding transcription factor DIVARICATA, producing the protein MKCEMGILSSHAPFVENNWFMEDSYNINRRITKWTVSENKLFENALAVYDKDTPDRWVKVAEMIPGKSVVDVMNQYKELEVDVCNIEAGLVPIPGYTTTSTSSTSPFTLDWVSSSGYDGFRGINSKRSASGRAPDQERKKGVPWTEEEHKLFLLGLKKYGKGDWRNISRNFVITRTPTQVASHAQKYFIRQLSGGKDKRRASIHDITTVNLTETSKASPTSENTKTSTSPHHHNHSMNLNKYSPAASEMHFQPAMMMTAFNPSHEQVFMSPSNSYGFKMQGLNQNMHRNPLHESSYFGTQAQNMVFQMQPSQQNYA; encoded by the exons ATGAAGTGTGAAATGGGAATTCTTTCTTCTCATGCACCATTTGTTGAAAACAATTGGTTTATGGAAGATAGTTATAACATTAACAGGAGAATAACAAAATGGACTGTATCAGAGaacaaattgtttgaaaatgcTCTTGCTGTTTATGATAAAGATACGCCGGATCGGTGGGTTAAGGTAGCTGAAATGATACCGGGAAAATCTGTTGTTGATGTGATGAATCAGTATAAGGAATTGGAAGTTGATGTTTGTAATATTGAAGCTGGTTTGGTTCCGATTCCGGGTTATACTACTACTAGTACTAGTAGTACCTCACCTTTTACCTTAGATTGGGTGAGTTCTTCTGGTTATGATGGTTTTAGAGGAATCAATTCTAAGAGAAGCGCGTCTGGTAGAGCGCCGGATCAGGAGAGGAAGAAAGGTGTGCCGTGGACCGAAGAAGAACACAA GTTATTTCTGTTGGGTCTGAAAAAGTATGGAAAAGGTGATTGGAGAAACATATCAAGAAACTTTGTGATCACAAGAACACCAACACAAGTCGCCAGCCATGCTCAAAAATATTTCATCCGGCAACTCTCCGGCGGCAAAGACAAAAGAAGAGCTAGCATCCATGACATAACAACTGTTAACCTCACAGAAACTTCAAAAGCTTCTCCAACTTCAGAAAACACCAAAACATCCACTTCACCACACCACCATAACCATTCCATGAACCTCAACAAATATTCCCCCGCCGCATCCGAGATGCATTTTCAGCCGGCTATGATGATGACAGCTTTCAACCCTTCTCATGAACAAGTTTTCATGTCTCCTAGTAACTCTTATGGATTCAAAATGCAAGGTCTAAATCAAAATATGCATAGAAATCCTCTTCATGAGTCTTCTTACTTTGGAACTCAAGCACAAAACATGGTTTTCCAAATGCAACCTTCTCAACAAAACtatgcatga